In Devosia chinhatensis, the following are encoded in one genomic region:
- the glgC gene encoding glucose-1-phosphate adenylyltransferase, translating into MVDQRVPSSLAREAMAYVLAGGRGTRLMELTDRRAKPAVYFGGKARIIDFALSNAINSGIRRISVATQYQAHSLIRHLSRGWNFLRQERNESFDVLPASQRVSETQWYEGTADAVYQNMDIIEDYGARYIVILAGDHIYKMDYEIMLRQHVDTGADVTIGCLEVPRMEATGFGVMHVDGRDRVVDFVEKPKDPPGIPDRPDMALASMGIYIFETRFLMEQLKRDAATEGSSRDFGKDIIPYIVKNGTAWAHRFNRSCVRSSNEKVAYWRDVGTVDAYWKANIDLTDITPQLDLYDRDWPIWTYAEITPPAKFVHDFDGRRGSAVNSLVSGDCIISGGHLQRTLLSTGSRVHSYSVLEEAVVLPYCDIGRNARLKKVVIDRGVSIPEGLVVGEDPEFDAKWFRRTEEGVTLVTQAMVNRYLADR; encoded by the coding sequence ATGGTAGATCAAAGAGTTCCGTCCTCGCTGGCTCGTGAGGCCATGGCCTATGTCCTGGCGGGTGGCCGCGGGACACGGCTGATGGAATTGACGGATCGACGCGCCAAGCCGGCCGTCTATTTCGGTGGCAAGGCGCGTATTATCGACTTCGCGCTGTCCAATGCCATCAATTCGGGTATCCGCCGCATTTCGGTGGCAACGCAATACCAGGCCCATAGCCTCATCCGCCACCTGTCGCGCGGCTGGAACTTTCTCCGCCAGGAGCGCAACGAGAGCTTCGACGTGCTTCCTGCCAGCCAGCGCGTGTCCGAGACGCAGTGGTATGAGGGCACTGCGGACGCCGTCTACCAGAACATGGACATCATCGAGGATTACGGTGCGCGCTATATCGTCATCCTGGCGGGCGACCACATCTACAAGATGGACTACGAAATCATGCTGCGCCAGCATGTGGATACCGGCGCCGACGTGACCATCGGCTGTCTCGAAGTGCCACGCATGGAAGCGACGGGCTTCGGCGTCATGCACGTGGACGGTCGGGATCGCGTCGTCGATTTCGTGGAAAAGCCGAAGGATCCGCCGGGCATACCGGATCGCCCGGACATGGCGCTGGCTTCGATGGGCATCTATATCTTCGAGACCCGCTTCCTCATGGAGCAGCTCAAGCGCGACGCGGCGACCGAAGGGTCGAGCCGCGATTTCGGCAAGGATATCATTCCCTATATCGTCAAGAACGGCACGGCCTGGGCGCACCGCTTCAACCGCTCCTGCGTGCGGTCGAGCAACGAGAAGGTGGCCTATTGGCGGGACGTGGGCACCGTCGACGCCTATTGGAAAGCCAATATCGACCTGACCGATATTACGCCTCAGCTCGATCTCTACGATCGCGACTGGCCGATCTGGACTTATGCGGAAATTACCCCGCCGGCGAAATTCGTGCATGATTTCGACGGCCGGCGCGGCTCTGCGGTCAATTCGCTGGTTTCGGGAGATTGCATCATTTCAGGCGGTCACCTCCAGCGTACATTGCTCTCGACCGGCAGCCGCGTGCACTCCTATTCGGTGCTCGAGGAGGCCGTGGTGCTGCCCTATTGCGATATCGGCCGCAATGCCCGCCTCAAGAAGGTGGTGATCGATCGCGGCGTCAGCATCCCAGAGGGTCTGGTGGTGGGCGAAGACCCGGAATTCGATGCCAAGTGGTTCCGCCGGACCGAAGAGGGCGTGACGCTGGTTACCCAGGCGATGGTCAACAGGTACCTGGCGGATCGATGA